The Lates calcarifer isolate ASB-BC8 linkage group LG6, TLL_Latcal_v3, whole genome shotgun sequence genome includes a region encoding these proteins:
- the brpf1 gene encoding LOW QUALITY PROTEIN: peregrin (The sequence of the model RefSeq protein was modified relative to this genomic sequence to represent the inferred CDS: deleted 1 base in 1 codon) gives MGLDFDVKTFCHNLRATKPPYECPVETCRKVYKSYSGIEYHLYHYDHDNPTPAQTVPQKKRKGRPPRASLAGSGDTDDGGGNGGGGPGHGGNTPGSPNRSERSHSPGRETMTYAQAQRMVELEIQGRIHRISIFENIDVVSEEDSDAEDAPPSGTGGSGGGVCNGSDGGPGGNEVGGSGKDRPDIPSSNGGKATPKSGKHKSKEKKKDGSSHHHSAQSGPAVKLPEAVFRELDQERPDAPPRPSSYYRYIDKSVEELDEEVEYDIDEEDYIWLDIMNDKRRRDGVTPIPQEVFEYLMDRLEKESYFESHNKADPSTLIDEDAVCCICNDGECQNSNVILFCDMCNLAVHQECYGVPYIPEGQWLCRRCLQSPSRAVDCALCPNKGGAFKQTDDARWAHVVCALWIPEVCFANTVFLEPIDSIEHIPPARWKLTCYICKQRGSGACIQCHKANCYTAFHVTCAQQAGLYMKMEPVRETGANGTSFSVRKTAYCDIHTPPGSARPLGGVGGASMGSSHSEGELEEDDEPSIGHDDDSKGWSSERAKRAKAKSRLKMKRARKILAERRAAAPVVSVPCIPPHRLSKITSNLTVPRKSQFMQRLHSYWTLKRQSRNGVPLLRRLQTHLQSQRHIDPLPPQPSSQLPSRDSEEKQTALKEQLKAWQRLRHDLERARLLVELIRKREKLKRETIKVQQMALEMQLTPFLVLLRSTLEQLQERDTNNFFTEPVPLAEVPDYLDHIDTPMDFQTMWNLLESHRYLTFEAFEADFGLIVNNCLKYNAKDTVFYRAALRLREMGGAVIRTARRQAERIGFDYETGMHLHREPSPDSQREIERDRERERERDRDRERDRPLSSNEDDLLLPENRRRLPLEEQLHYLQVRLDEVSSGKHSIGQSRRAKALRKEISVIKRKLAHQREGGSGMGGRESVGGGDRGSSLPHHPSSSGHHDEGGESSSQEIGGKDLSVSSSALAPEVGRRTSVLFSKKNQKMTGPPKRPGRPPKNRDAAYGGAGVSQSPIGPPQLPLLSPARQRKRPRSPRSSSSSDSDSDNDDLLPGLPSNGFDGGNQPVTESFRVYRNEPRLPRSSSDSESTTSSSSSAASDRTSTTPSKQGRGKASFSRSAFQEDSSEETSGTENDSYSVGGSRGVSHLVRGRARSGCWMTSDDYSSLEALDLVWAKCRGYPSYPALIIDPKMPREGVFHRGVPIPVPPLDVLKLGEQMTQEAREHLFLVLFFDNKRTWQWLPRSKLVPLGVDQELDKEKMLEGRKSNIRKSVQVAYHRAMQHRSKVQGDPSSETSDSD, from the exons ATGGGGCTGGACTTTGACGTGAAGACGTTCTGTCACAATCTGCGGGCCACCAAGCCCCCTTACGAGTGCCCAGTGGAGACTTGCCGCAAGGTTTACAAGAGCTACAGTGGCATCGAGTATCATCTTTACCACTATGACCATGACAACCCAACTCCTGCACAGACTGTACcccagaagaagaggaagggacGCCCTCCTCGTGCGTCACTGGCAGGGTCGGGAGATACGGATGATGGTGGTGGCAACGGAGGCGGAGGACCGGGGCACGGGGGGAACACCCCTGGcagccccaacaggtcagagcgCTCTCACTCCCCAGGCAGAGAGACGATGACCTATGCCCAGGCGCAGCGCATGGTGGAACTGGAGATTCAGGGACGCATTCACCGCATTAGCATCTTTGAGAACATTGATGTGGTGTCTGAGGAAGACAGCGATGCAGAGGATGCGCCACCATCTGGTACTGGAGGCAGCGGTGGAGGCGTGTGCAATGGCAGCGACGGTGGACCCGGGGGCAACGAGGTAGGAGGGAGTGGCAAGGACCGGCCAGATATCCCTTCTTCTAATGGGGGCAAAGCCACCCCAAAGTCTGGGAAGCATAAgagtaaagaaaagaagaaggacGGCTCATCTCATCATCACAGCGCTCAGTCTGGGCCTGCTGTCAAGCTTCCCGAGGCGGTTTTCAGAGAGCTGGACCAAGAGAGACCTGATGCCCCTCCTCGGCCGTCATCTTACTACAG GTACATTGATAAGTCTGTGGAGGAGCTGGATGAGGAGGTGGAGTATGACATCGATGAGGAGGACTACATCTGGCTCGACATCATGAACGACAAGCGGCGGCGTGACGGCGTGACACCCATCCCACAGGAGGTCTTTGAGTACCTTATGGACCGCTTAGAGAAGGAGTCCTACTTTGAGAGCCACAACAAG GCGGACCCCAGCACCCTAATTGATGAAGATGCTGTCTGCTGCATCTGTAACGATGGAGAGTGTCAGAACAGCAATGTGATCCTGTTCTGCGACATGTGTAACCTGGCAGTGCACCAGGAGTGCTACGGCGTGCCCTACATCCCGGAGGGCCAGTGGCTGTGTCGCCGCTGCCTGCAGTCTCCGAGTCGAGCTGTGGACTGTGCGCTCTGTCCCAACAAGGGAGGAGCTTTCAAACAGACAGACGATGCACGCTGGGCTCACGTAGTGTGTGCCCTCTGGATCCCAGAG GTCTGCTTTGCCAACACAGTCTTTCTGGAGCCGATTGATAGTATTGAGCACATCCCTCCTGCACGCTGGAAACTCACCTGCTACATCTGCAAGCAGCGAGGCTCAGGCGCCTGCATCCAGTGTCACAAAGCCAACTGTTACACAGCCTTCCACGTCACCTGCGCCCAGCAGGCGGGCCTCTACATGAAAATGGAGCCCGTCAGAGAGACTGGAGCCAATGGCACCTCTTTCAGTGTCCGCAAGACAGCTTACTGC GACATTCACACGCCGCCGGGATCTGCGCGACCTTTGGGGGGAGTTGGCGGGGCCAGCATGGGTTCATCTCACAGCGAGGGGGAGCTCGAGGAGGACGACGAGCCCAGCATCGGCCATGATGACGACTCCAAGGGCTGGAGCTCTGAGCGGGCCAAGAGGGCAAAGGCGAAATCCAGGCTGAAGATGAAGAGAGCGAGGAAGATCttagcagagaggagagctgctgcGCCAGTGGTTTCTGTGCCCTGTATACCTCCCCACAG gCTCAGCAAAATCACCAGTAATTTGACGGTACCCAGGAAGAGCCAGTTCATGCAGCGACTTCACAGCTACTGGACCCTGAAGAGGCAAAGTCGCAATGGTGTGCCTCTGCTGCGCCGGCTCCAAACCCACCTGCAGTCACAACGACACATTGACCCGCTCCCACCACAACCTTCATCGCAGCTTCCTTCA AGGGACAGCGAGGAGAAACAGACGGCTTTAAAGGAGCAGCTGAAGGCATGGCAGAGACTGAGACATGACCTGGAGAGAGCCAGGCTGCTGGTGGAGCTCATCCGCAAGAGGGAAAAACTCAAGAGGGAGACG ATTAAAGTGCAGCAGATGGCGCTGGAGATGCAGCTCACTCCTTTCCTGGTGCTGTTGAGGAGCACATTGGAACAGTTACAGGAAAGAGACACTAACAACTTTTTCACTGAGCCTGTACCGCTAGCAGAG GTACCAGACTACCTGGACCATATTGACACTCCAATGGACTTCCAGACTATGTGGAACCTGCTCGAGTCCCATCGCTACCTCACTTTTGAGGCCTTTGAGGCAGACTTTGGCCTCATTGTCAACAACTGCCTCAAGTACAATGCCAAGGACACGGTCTTCTATCGTGCTGCGCTGCGGCTTAGAGAGATGGGCGGGGCCGTCATAAGAACGGCTCGGCGCCAAGCCGAACGGATCGGCTTCGACTACGAGACTGGCATGCACCTCCACCGAGAGCCAAGTCCAGACAGTCAGCGCgaaatagagagagacagagagagggagcgggagcgagacagggacagagaaagagaccgGCCATTGTCTTCTAATGAAGATG ACCTGCTCCTGCCAGAGAACAGGCGACGGTTACCGCTGGAAGAGCAGCTGCATTATCTGCAGGTGCGTCTTGATGAGGTCAGCTCGGGGAAGCACAGCATCGGCCAGTCTCGTAGAGCCAAAGCTCTGAGGAAAGAGATCAGTGTTATCAAGAGGAAGCTGGCACACCAGCGGGAGGGAGGCTCTGGCATGGGTGGCAGGGAGTCCGTGGGAGGAGGAGACCGGGGTTCCTCTCTCCCCCATCACCCATCCTCCTCAGGACACCATGACGAGGGGGGAGAAAGCAGCAGCCAGGAGATAGGTGGAAAAG ATCTGAGTGTTTCCTCGTCTGCCCTCGCTCCAGAGGTGGGCCGTCGGACATCTGTCCTCTTCTCCAAGAAGAACCAAAAAATGACTGGACCCCCCAAAAGGCCAGGACGCCCTCCCAAGAACCGGGATGCTGCCTACGGTGGGGCAGGGGTGAGCCAAAGCCCTATTGGTCCCCCACAGCTACCCCTGTTGTCACCAGccaggcagaggaagaggccCCGCAGCCCCcgcagcagctccagctctgaCAGCGACAGCGACAATGACGACCTGCTGCCAG GTTTGCCAAGTAATGGCTTTGATGGAGGAAACCAGCCAGTAACAGAGAGCTTCCGTGTTTACAGAAATGAACCTCGTCTCCCTCGTTCCAGCTCAGATTCTGAGTccacaaccagcagcagcagcagtgcagcttCTGACAGGACCAG CACGACCCCGTCTAAACAGGGCCGAGGAAAGGCATCGTTCTCTCGCTCGGCCTTCCAGGAAGACAGCAGCGAGGAAACGTCAGGCACCGAAAATGATTCCTACTCGGTTGGAGGATCACGGGGTGTATCACACT TGGTGCGTGGCCGGGCCAGGTCAGGATGCTGGATGACCTCTGATGACTACTCCTCTCTGGAAGCTCTGGACCTGGTGTGGGCCAAGTGCAGAGGCTATCCTTCATATCCTGCTCTG ATAATTGACCCGAAGATGCCCAGGGAGGGGGTCTTCCACCGGGGTGTCCCAATCCCAGTCCCACCTTTGGATGTGCTGAAACTTGGGGAGCAAATGACCCAGGAAGCCAGGGAACACCTCTTCCTGGTTCTCTTCTTTGACAACAAGAGAACCTG GCAGTGGCTGCCTCGCTCTAAGCTGGTTCCGCTCGGAGTGGACCAGGAGCTGGACAAGGAGAAGATGCTGGAGGGCAGGAAATCCAACATCCGCAAGTCGGTTCAGGTGGCCTACCACCGCGCCATGCAACACCGCAGCAAGGTGCAGGGAGACCCCAGCAGCGAAACCAGCGACAGCGActga